Genomic DNA from Sebaldella sp. S0638:
ATTTTAGAGAATAAACAGATTTTTTTAGATGAAAATTTAAGCACTAAAGATACCGTTATGTCATTTATAGCAGAAAAGTCAAAACTGCTTGGTATAACAGATGATGAAAACGGATTATATCAAAAATTATGGGAAAGAGAAAAAGAATATCCTACAGCTGTGCTGGATCTTATAGCAATACCGCATGTAAAGAGTGATTTGATAAAAACTTCAAAGCTCTTGTTTATAAGACTTACAGATGCTGTAGACTGGGACTCTCCTGATGGTTTTAAAGTAAAATCTGTTTTTGTAATACTGGTACCTGAAAAAGATGCCGGGCAAAAACATCTGGAAATATTGTCTAAAGTAGCTGTCAGTCTTCTTGAGGAAGATTTCCAGAGTATGATTATGAATATGAAAACCGGTGATGAATTAATAAAATATATAAAAGAAAATTTGGATGGTGATTTGTTATGAAAATAGTCGGAGTAACTTCGTGTATTGCAGGACTTGCCCATACCCCGATGGCTGCAAAAGCTCTGGAAAAAGCGGGGACAAAACTGGGACACAATGTACGGATAGAACAGCAGGGAGCAATGGGAAAAATAGACGAGATCACAAAAAGTGAGATAGAGTCGGCAGATCTTGTACTTATTGCAGCGGATAAAGTAATAGAAGATGAGGACAGATTCGCGGGAAAGCAGATTGTTCGTGTAAAAATCAGCCAGTGTGTATCAAATGCTGAAGGTGTACTGAAAAAAATCGTTGAAACTATGGAAAAAAGAAAATAAATCAGAAGAGGAGATATCATTATGAAAAAGAAACTTTATGAGGCAAGAGACCACCTCATGGGTGGAATTTCCTATGCACTTCCTGTGATAATAGGCGGTTCACTTGTTGTAGCAGTGGCAAAGATAATAGGCTTTGCAGGAGGGGTCAGCAATCTGGACGATTATGCTAAGACAGGCGGTTTTTTCCATTATGTATGGATGTTCCAAAATGTAGGGTGGAGTGCAATCGGACTTCTTAACTTAGTTCTTTCAGGATATATTGCTTATTCAATAGCCGGAAAGCCGGCGCTTGCCGCAGGTTTTGTAGGCGGGGTACTGGCTACCAGCACAAATGCCGGATTTCTCGGTGCAGTAGTAACAGGTTTTTTCGCAGGATGGATTACTAATAAAATAAAAAACACCATTAAAATTAAAGGTGCTGCTGCCAGTTCAGTGCCGCTCATTATTCTTCCCCTGCTCACGATTGGATTAACCGGTATTTTAATGGCTCTGATATTAGGCGGCCCTTTGGGGTGGATTAATACTACCCTTCTAAACTGGGTTACAAGAATGTCGGAAAATAATACAAATGTGATTATTCTTGCTGTTGTACTTGGTGCAATGATAGGTTTTGACCTTGGCGGCCCTGTGAACAAAGCAGCATGGATGGCAGGAAATGCATTGTTTATGAGCGGAGTCTATCTGCCTTCTATTTTAGTCAATGTAGCAATATGGATTCCGCCTTTAGGCTACGGACTTGCAACAGTTATTAAAAAGAGAAATTTCTCCGAAACATTCAAAGAAGCAGGAAACGGCGCCCTTATCATGGGAGTCATCGGCATTACCGAAGGTGCTATTCCGTTTACACTGCAAAGTCCGGGTAAGCTTATTCCCCTGAATGTAATAGCATGTGCAGCAGGAACTGCAATTACAGCAATACTGGGAATATATGTAAAAATGCCTCCAATAGGAGGAATGTACGGATTTTTCAGTGTGGGTAACGGATGGGCATATCTTGCAGGCGGAATAATAGGAGCTTTAATAATAGGCTTTGGTGCTAATTTTCTCGTAGACTTTACTGAAAAAGAAAAAACAGCTGCTGTTGAAACTGATTCTGAGGAAATAGAACTCAGCTTTGATTAATAAATAATTTTACAAGGAGATTAAATTAATATGCAGAAAACAAAAGTACATATAATCCCGCATTCACACTGGGATAAAGAATGGTATTTCACATCTTCCAGATCAAAAGTGTATCTGGTAAAACACATTAAGGAAGTTTTGGATGTTTTGGAAAATAAAAAAGATTTCGGCTTTTTTCTTATGGATGCACAAAGTTCCCTTGTGGAGGACTATTTAAAATACTGCCCTGAGGATGAAAAAAGACTGAAAAAGCTGATTTCTGAAAAAAGATTTTTAACAGGCCCTTGGAATACACAGACAGACCAGCTGGTAATATCTCAGGAATCCGTAGTTAGAAACTTATATTACGGAATTGACAGTGCCGAGAAAATGGGGTATTCAATGCCTGTAGGATATGCTCCGGATATCTTTGGGCAGGGCGGGAATATGCCGCAGATATACAAACATTTTGATATTCATAAATTCCTTTTTTGGAGGGGAGTGGCTGATAACCGTTTAAAGCAGACTGAATTTATATGGGAAGGTGACGACGGTACGCAAATGCTTGCAGTACAGATTCCTTTCGGCTATTATTACGGTGCGAATATTCCTGAAAATGACGGGGAAATTATACACTATCTTGAAGAAAAAATTGGCGCACTTGAAAATAAAGCCTCTACAAGACATGTTTACTTTCCGAACGGCCTTGATCAGGCACCTGTAAGGAAAAATCTTCCTGAATTAACTGCAAAATTTAATAAACTGGATTCTAAAAGGGAATACATCATAGATTCTCCGGAAAATTTTTTAGCCGAGATAGAGAAAGATTCCAAAAATCTCCCGGTAATACACGGAGAATTAACAGAAGGAAAAAACAGCCGAATTCATAAGTCTATTTTTTCTTCACGTGCTGATTTGAAACAGGCAAATAATAAAATAGAAAATTTTTTAGTAAATATACTTGAGCCTGTACTTTCTATAAGTTATTCACTGGGGAACCGTTATCCGCACGAAGAGCTTTCCGAAATCTGGAAACTGATGTTTGCCAATGCTGCTCATGACAGTATCGGTGCTTGTAACAGTGATTCCACAAACAGAGATATCGCAAGCCGTTACAAACTTGCACAGGATATGTCGGAAAATCTTCTGGATCTGAATATGAGGCTGATAAGCCAGAAAACAAATCATAACAGTGATTTCAGCTTTAATATTTTCAATCCTCTGCCATATGAAAGAAAAGGCGTCGCTGAATTCACTGCCTATATTCCCGAAGATGATTTTTCAATCTGTGATCTTAACGGTAAAGAATTAAAATACGTGATAAAGGAAAAAACAGAACTTACTGATTATGTTCTAAATCAGCACATATATCTAAACCCAAGTAAAAAGGCATTCATTCCCGAGAAAGTGTATAAAGCCAGAATACTTGCAGAGCTGGACTCTGTTCCTGCAATGGGATATACTCAGTTTTTCATGGATTTGACAAAGAAGGAAAAACAAAAAGCAGAAAAAGAATATCACTCAAATGAAATAGAAAATAAATTTTATCATATTACTTTTGAAGCAAATAATACACTTACCATCAAAGACAAAAAAGCCGGCAGAATATATCACAATCAGATGGTATTTGAAGAAAACGGCGACGACGGCGATTCATATAATTATTCACCGCCCAGAAAAGATATGATAATAAGATCTGATGATTTGGAGTATACAAAATCAGAGAATGTAAAAGTATATAAATCAGATGTTGAAAATGTGCTGAAGTTTCAGCTGAATATGATGGTTCCGAAAGACCTTGAGAACAGAAGCAGAGGAATAAACAGCGAAAATTTCAGACTGGATATAGAAATTTCACTTAGAAAAGATGAAGATTTGGTAAGATTTCATGTGAAAGCAGACAATCAAGTGCTTAGTCACAGACTGTGTGTATGTTTTGATACAGGAATAGCAAGTAAATTTTCCACTGCTGATCAGCTGTTCGGCATTGTTCAAAGACCGGTATATCTTCCGGAAATGGAAGTGTGGGAAAAAGAAAAATGGCAGGAGACCCCTGTATCTATAGAACCTATGCAGAGTTTCACCAGTCTTCATGATGAAACCCACGGCACTGCTCTTATTACCGAAGGAGTACGTGAGTATGAGATAACAGGAGAAAAATACGATACAATACGTTTAACTTTATTCAGAACTTTTGGTTATATGGGAAAAACCGACCTCTTATACAGACCGGGACGGGCTTCGGGAGAATCGATAATAGAAACTCCTGATGCACAGCTTTTGGGAGAGCTTGAATTTTCCTTTTCGGCAGCTTTTTTTGAAGGCAGCTTTGATAATGCATCTATTGCTAGAAAAGCTAAGGAATATCTTACTCCTATGCCTGTTTACCAGTTTTCGGAATTTTTGAACGGAAGACTGATTTATGTGTATTGTGATGAAGAAAGAACACTTCCTCAGACATACAGCCTGTTTTCTTATGAAGATACCGAAGCTGTAATGAGTGCATTTAAAAAAGCGGAAAATGACAGCGGATATATTATAAGATACTTCAACCCGTTCGTATCAAAAAGTATCAAGATAAGAAATGACATTTCAGATAAAGCTGTTATGCTTAATGAGAAACAGAAAACGGAAGCTAAAAGTGTGCTAAACTGCTGTGAATTCCAGACTTATCTGTTAAAGCTGTAAATTCAGGAATATAGGAAAATTTCATATCCGAATATTCTTTTTACTATCATATCATATCATTAAAATAAAAAAGGCTGTATTTTATTCAGAATTTACAGCCTTTTTATGTTGTTTCCCTATTAACAAGAGATACTGGAATAACAATGTGTTTTTTATTTTTTACTTCGTTCGGCAGTTCTGTTCCATTCATAAGATCAAACAAAAGATTGGAA
This window encodes:
- a CDS encoding PTS sugar transporter subunit IIA; the encoded protein is MILENKQIFLDENLSTKDTVMSFIAEKSKLLGITDDENGLYQKLWEREKEYPTAVLDLIAIPHVKSDLIKTSKLLFIRLTDAVDWDSPDGFKVKSVFVILVPEKDAGQKHLEILSKVAVSLLEEDFQSMIMNMKTGDELIKYIKENLDGDLL
- a CDS encoding PTS fructose transporter subunit IIB is translated as MKIVGVTSCIAGLAHTPMAAKALEKAGTKLGHNVRIEQQGAMGKIDEITKSEIESADLVLIAADKVIEDEDRFAGKQIVRVKISQCVSNAEGVLKKIVETMEKRK
- a CDS encoding PTS fructose transporter subunit IIC gives rise to the protein MKKKLYEARDHLMGGISYALPVIIGGSLVVAVAKIIGFAGGVSNLDDYAKTGGFFHYVWMFQNVGWSAIGLLNLVLSGYIAYSIAGKPALAAGFVGGVLATSTNAGFLGAVVTGFFAGWITNKIKNTIKIKGAAASSVPLIILPLLTIGLTGILMALILGGPLGWINTTLLNWVTRMSENNTNVIILAVVLGAMIGFDLGGPVNKAAWMAGNALFMSGVYLPSILVNVAIWIPPLGYGLATVIKKRNFSETFKEAGNGALIMGVIGITEGAIPFTLQSPGKLIPLNVIACAAGTAITAILGIYVKMPPIGGMYGFFSVGNGWAYLAGGIIGALIIGFGANFLVDFTEKEKTAAVETDSEEIELSFD
- the mngB gene encoding mannosylglycerate hydrolase gives rise to the protein MQKTKVHIIPHSHWDKEWYFTSSRSKVYLVKHIKEVLDVLENKKDFGFFLMDAQSSLVEDYLKYCPEDEKRLKKLISEKRFLTGPWNTQTDQLVISQESVVRNLYYGIDSAEKMGYSMPVGYAPDIFGQGGNMPQIYKHFDIHKFLFWRGVADNRLKQTEFIWEGDDGTQMLAVQIPFGYYYGANIPENDGEIIHYLEEKIGALENKASTRHVYFPNGLDQAPVRKNLPELTAKFNKLDSKREYIIDSPENFLAEIEKDSKNLPVIHGELTEGKNSRIHKSIFSSRADLKQANNKIENFLVNILEPVLSISYSLGNRYPHEELSEIWKLMFANAAHDSIGACNSDSTNRDIASRYKLAQDMSENLLDLNMRLISQKTNHNSDFSFNIFNPLPYERKGVAEFTAYIPEDDFSICDLNGKELKYVIKEKTELTDYVLNQHIYLNPSKKAFIPEKVYKARILAELDSVPAMGYTQFFMDLTKKEKQKAEKEYHSNEIENKFYHITFEANNTLTIKDKKAGRIYHNQMVFEENGDDGDSYNYSPPRKDMIIRSDDLEYTKSENVKVYKSDVENVLKFQLNMMVPKDLENRSRGINSENFRLDIEISLRKDEDLVRFHVKADNQVLSHRLCVCFDTGIASKFSTADQLFGIVQRPVYLPEMEVWEKEKWQETPVSIEPMQSFTSLHDETHGTALITEGVREYEITGEKYDTIRLTLFRTFGYMGKTDLLYRPGRASGESIIETPDAQLLGELEFSFSAAFFEGSFDNASIARKAKEYLTPMPVYQFSEFLNGRLIYVYCDEERTLPQTYSLFSYEDTEAVMSAFKKAENDSGYIIRYFNPFVSKSIKIRNDISDKAVMLNEKQKTEAKSVLNCCEFQTYLLKL